One window from the genome of Alkalihalobacillus sp. LMS6 encodes:
- a CDS encoding protein-glutamate O-methyltransferase CheR, with protein MHANDDYLVFSTIFEELTGIQLNAYKRSQMERRLRSLSVKHKMPDMAMFGQAVKERPDLLRECKEKMTINVTSFFRNADRWETFVHLLQSHYKQHNQPLRIWSSACSSGEEAYTVAMLCKSNNLPLENQRLFASDLDESIIAKAKNGVYSFQTTPPFDQQLHSEYVSKKIDGFHVSNELKNRVSFSIIDLIHDDYPEQMDVIICRNVCIYFTEETKQVIFRKLSNALRQEGLLFVGSTEQIFHPHTYGLTAVAPFFYKKSI; from the coding sequence ATGCATGCTAACGATGACTATTTGGTGTTTTCAACGATCTTTGAAGAACTAACAGGGATTCAGCTTAACGCCTACAAGCGCTCGCAAATGGAGAGGCGATTGCGATCGTTAAGCGTCAAGCATAAAATGCCAGATATGGCTATGTTTGGACAAGCGGTAAAAGAGCGACCAGATTTATTGCGTGAATGCAAGGAAAAGATGACGATAAACGTCACATCGTTTTTTCGTAATGCGGATCGTTGGGAGACGTTTGTTCACTTGCTTCAGTCCCATTACAAGCAGCACAATCAACCTTTGCGCATTTGGAGTTCAGCTTGTTCTTCTGGAGAAGAAGCTTATACAGTGGCGATGCTTTGCAAATCAAACAATCTCCCTCTTGAGAATCAACGTCTTTTTGCATCGGACTTAGATGAGTCGATCATCGCAAAAGCGAAAAATGGGGTTTACTCATTTCAAACAACACCTCCGTTCGATCAGCAACTTCATTCTGAATATGTGAGTAAAAAAATCGATGGATTTCATGTGTCAAATGAACTTAAAAACAGGGTGTCTTTTTCGATCATTGATCTTATTCATGATGACTATCCAGAGCAAATGGACGTCATCATCTGTCGAAATGTTTGCATTTATTTCACGGAGGAAACGAAGCAAGTTATTTTCAGGAAACTGAGTAATGCGTTACGACAAGAAGGCCTCTTGTTTGTTGGAAGCACGGAACAAATTTTTCACCCTCATACATATGGCTTAACAGCGGTTGCTCCGTTTTTTTATAAAAAATCAATTTGA
- the ndk gene encoding nucleoside-diphosphate kinase — protein MERTYIMIKPDGVQRNLIGAIVSRFEQKGFKLVAGKLVTLSKETAETHYGEHREKPFFNELVSFITSGPVFAMVWEGDQVVKISRQLIGATNPAEAAPGSIRGDYAVQVGMNIIHGSDSTESSAREMSIFFSEDELSTYEKNSDVWV, from the coding sequence TTGGAACGTACATATATCATGATTAAACCAGATGGAGTTCAGCGTAACTTAATTGGAGCGATTGTTTCTCGTTTCGAGCAAAAAGGATTTAAACTAGTCGCTGGAAAGCTCGTCACGTTAAGCAAAGAAACAGCAGAAACACATTATGGCGAACATCGAGAAAAGCCGTTCTTTAACGAACTAGTGAGTTTCATTACGTCTGGACCTGTTTTTGCGATGGTGTGGGAAGGGGATCAAGTTGTAAAAATCTCTCGTCAACTAATTGGCGCAACAAACCCAGCGGAAGCAGCACCAGGTTCGATTCGCGGTGATTATGCTGTACAAGTTGGAATGAACATTATTCACGGTTCTGATTCAACAGAGAGTTCAGCGCGTGAAATGTCGATTTTCTTTTCTGAAGACGAATTATCGACGTATGAAAAAAATTCAGACGTTTGGGTGTAA
- the hepT gene encoding heptaprenyl diphosphate synthase component II, protein MKLADIYKEFQTDIEYIESILERTLSAEHPVLTEASTDLLKAGGKRIRPVLVLLAGKFGTYDLEQLKHIAVSLELIHMGSLVHDDVIDNASLRRGNETVMARWDNRVAMYTGDYIFGHAIETTKAFQEKQVHVIISDAMHQMCLGEVEQIRDQYNWDQTIRTYFRRIKRKTALLIAVSSQLGAIAANVEKELQQQMYYFAYFLGMSYQIMDDILDFVGTKEQLGKPAGGDLRQGNVTLPALYAMETNETFKEALRSALTKETAKTIDMEPFLQDVRDSGGIEYAQDLSDRYLNKAYTLLNEFPDCDAKNQLKQVAAYIGRRKY, encoded by the coding sequence ATGAAGTTAGCAGATATATATAAAGAATTTCAAACAGATATTGAATACATTGAATCCATATTAGAGCGTACGCTGTCGGCTGAACACCCAGTTTTAACTGAAGCTTCCACAGACTTATTAAAAGCTGGCGGAAAACGTATCAGACCGGTGCTAGTCCTGTTAGCAGGAAAGTTTGGGACGTATGATTTAGAACAGTTAAAACATATTGCAGTTTCGCTTGAACTTATTCATATGGGCTCTCTTGTACATGATGATGTGATCGATAATGCATCTCTTCGCAGAGGAAATGAAACAGTTATGGCAAGATGGGATAACCGCGTTGCTATGTATACTGGGGATTATATTTTTGGACATGCAATTGAAACAACGAAAGCGTTTCAAGAAAAACAAGTCCATGTCATTATTTCGGATGCGATGCATCAAATGTGCCTTGGTGAGGTAGAACAGATCCGCGATCAATATAACTGGGATCAAACGATTCGGACATACTTTAGACGAATTAAACGAAAAACTGCGTTGCTTATTGCTGTTAGTTCCCAACTTGGAGCAATTGCGGCGAATGTAGAAAAAGAGCTACAGCAGCAAATGTATTATTTCGCCTATTTTCTTGGCATGTCTTATCAAATAATGGATGATATTTTAGATTTTGTTGGAACAAAAGAGCAGCTTGGAAAACCTGCAGGCGGGGATTTGAGACAAGGAAACGTAACCCTCCCAGCACTTTATGCTATGGAAACGAATGAAACGTTCAAAGAAGCGCTACGATCAGCATTGACAAAAGAAACAGCAAAAACGATTGATATGGAGCCGTTTCTTCAAGATGTGAGAGACTCTGGTGGGATCGAATACGCGCAAGATTTAAGCGATCGCTACTTAAACAAAGCGTACACACTGTTAAATGAGTTTCCGGATTGCGATGCAAAAAATCAATTAAAACAAGTTGCGGCTTATATCGGACGCAGAAAATATTAA
- a CDS encoding UbiA-like polyprenyltransferase, whose protein sequence is MGTAVGSKTKTFMRMIKIEHTIFALPFAFFAMLLGSLVVNGQFPTLWQWFWVTIAMIGARSAAMSLNRVIDAKIDKHNPRTASREIPAGLLSKADVWIFIVASFALLFLAAFNLNLLSVYLLPIAVFFLVFYSYTKRFTWLCHVVLGITIGIAPLGGWVAVTGELSLTPFLLFGAVLFWLAGFDTVYATQDADYDAANGLHSIPSRFGVAKALMIARGFHVVSFLFFVLLFFNSPLSWFYLIGVLVAGIIMIYQHSIVTKDDLSRVQLAFFPMNGTLSVLLFAFAFVDMLLLRFG, encoded by the coding sequence ATGGGAACTGCAGTAGGATCAAAAACAAAAACATTTATGCGAATGATAAAAATTGAACATACGATTTTTGCGCTTCCATTTGCTTTTTTTGCGATGTTGTTAGGGAGTCTCGTTGTGAATGGACAATTTCCAACGCTATGGCAATGGTTTTGGGTAACAATTGCGATGATTGGAGCAAGAAGTGCGGCTATGTCATTAAACCGCGTGATTGATGCGAAAATTGATAAGCATAACCCGCGGACTGCGTCACGAGAGATTCCGGCTGGATTATTATCCAAAGCAGATGTATGGATTTTTATCGTTGCATCGTTTGCGCTTCTTTTTTTAGCGGCGTTTAATCTTAATTTACTATCAGTCTATTTATTACCGATTGCCGTGTTTTTTCTCGTATTCTATTCTTATACAAAGCGTTTTACTTGGCTATGTCATGTCGTATTAGGAATTACAATCGGGATTGCGCCTCTCGGTGGATGGGTAGCAGTGACGGGAGAACTTTCGCTAACGCCATTTTTACTATTTGGTGCTGTTCTTTTCTGGTTAGCTGGATTTGATACAGTGTATGCTACGCAAGATGCAGACTATGATGCAGCAAACGGGTTGCATTCAATACCGAGTCGATTTGGGGTTGCGAAAGCGCTTATGATTGCTAGAGGATTTCATGTTGTAAGCTTTCTTTTTTTTGTTTTATTGTTTTTCAATTCTCCTCTTAGCTGGTTTTATTTAATAGGTGTTCTTGTTGCTGGTATCATTATGATTTATCAGCATTCGATTGTAACAAAGGATGATCTGTCGCGCGTTCAATTGGCATTTTTTCCTATGAACGGGACGTTATCTGTTCTCCTTTTTGCATTTGCATTTGTTGATATGTTGCTGTTGCGCTTTGGGTGA
- a CDS encoding demethylmenaquinone methyltransferase — translation MNHPKEERVHRVFQSIHKRYDMMNSVISLQRHKAWRKDTMTRMAVKENSSALDVCCGTADWSIALSEAVGDSGKVVGLDFSENMLLVGKEKVEQQNIKNVELIQGNAMELPFENDTFDYVTIGFGLRNVPDYMQVLKEMVRVTKPGGKIVCLETSQPTIPGFKQLYFFYFKHVMPLAGKVLVKKYDEYAWLHESTLQFPDREKLAKMFQEAGMTGIEVKSYTGGVASMHLGQKPKSS, via the coding sequence ATGAACCACCCTAAGGAAGAACGGGTTCATCGTGTCTTTCAATCCATTCACAAGAGATATGACATGATGAATTCTGTTATTAGCCTTCAACGGCATAAAGCGTGGCGCAAAGATACGATGACACGAATGGCGGTTAAAGAAAATAGTTCGGCTCTGGATGTCTGCTGTGGAACTGCGGATTGGTCCATTGCACTAAGTGAAGCTGTTGGTGATAGCGGTAAAGTCGTAGGACTCGATTTTAGTGAAAATATGTTGCTAGTAGGAAAAGAAAAAGTCGAGCAACAAAACATAAAGAACGTTGAGCTTATTCAAGGAAATGCAATGGAGCTTCCATTTGAAAACGACACATTTGATTATGTAACAATTGGATTTGGACTACGAAATGTACCAGACTATATGCAAGTGTTAAAAGAAATGGTTAGAGTAACAAAGCCAGGTGGGAAAATTGTCTGTTTAGAAACTTCGCAACCGACTATTCCCGGGTTTAAGCAGCTTTATTTCTTTTATTTTAAACATGTGATGCCTCTTGCTGGCAAAGTTTTAGTGAAAAAGTATGATGAATACGCATGGTTACATGAATCAACACTCCAATTTCCAGATCGAGAGAAGCTTGCAAAAATGTTTCAAGAAGCTGGCATGACTGGAATTGAAGTGAAGAGCTATACAGGTGGTGTCGCATCCATGCATTTAGGACAGAAACCGAAGTCTAGCTAG